GGCAGCACCCCGGGGTGATTTTGTCAACTCCAACGGTGAGGTTATTGGTGAGCATCAGGGGATTCACAACTACACGGTGGGTCAGCGTAAAGGTTTAGGGTTGGCTACTGGGGAACGCATTTTCGTCAATAAAATTGATGTGGAGACAAACACGGTTCATGTGGGGAGTAAGGCAGATGCTGAAGCAAGCAGATTTACAGTAAATTCATGCAACTGGCTCATTCCTGAAGCATTTATTTTTAATCAAGAACTAGATGTCCAGATTCGATATAATCATGCTGCCAAACCAGCTATGGTTTTACCCATTTCTAAAGATGAAGTGCAAGTCATCTTTGAAACACCTGAAAATGCTATTACTCCTGGACAATCCGCTGTCTTTTTCCAGGGTGATGCCGTGGTGGGTGGCGGGATCATAAATTCAGTTTAACTATTGAAATCCGTACCACTTCAGTGTAAGTCTCTTAACTTGAAGCAGCAAAAAATTGAATGGAAACGAAGATGTCTCAACAATTAGCAGTGGTGATCATGGCAGCGGGTAAAGGTACCCGTATGAAACGTGATGATATCCCCAAGGTCTGCAATCTCGTTTTAGGAAAACCCCTTATTCAATATGTTGTGGATCAGGCCAAAAGTTTATCAGCTTCGAAAATCATCTGCATTGTTGGGCATAAACAGGAAATTGTGCGGCAAGCCTTGAAAGATGAACCTGTTCTTTTTGCAGAACAACTGGAACAACTGGGTACCGGTCATGCCGTCCTTCAAACTGCAGAACTTCTGGATGGATTTGATGGAGATGTCATCGTTTTATCTGGAGATGTCCCCCTGTTAAAAGGGAGCACGCTCCGCGCCTTACTTTCAAAACATCATGAAGGCAACTTTGTCGCTACTGTACTTACTGCCATGGCAGAAAATCCTACTGGATATGGACGTGTCGTTCGAACCCCTGAAGATTACTTCGATCAGGTTGTGGAACACAAGGATGCTACTGAAGATCAGCTAAGCATCAACGAAATTAATTCTGGCATTTATGTTTTTGATAGTCAAAAACTCTTCTCTGAATTGAGCAAAGTGGGGAATAGCAACGCCCAGGGCGAATATTACCTGCCGGATGTCCTCCCCCTTCTTCAAAAAGAAGGTGCAAAGGTAGGTGTTGAAATCTGCGAAACTTTTTCTGAAATTCAGGGTATCAACACTGTAGACGAATTAAAAACAGTGGAAGCGAAGATTTTAGTCTCGCAGGAGTGACACATGAACGTTGTTAGAAGACCCATTATTGCTACCCTATTTAT
The window above is part of the Candidatus Neomarinimicrobiota bacterium genome. Proteins encoded here:
- a CDS encoding NTP transferase domain-containing protein yields the protein MSQQLAVVIMAAGKGTRMKRDDIPKVCNLVLGKPLIQYVVDQAKSLSASKIICIVGHKQEIVRQALKDEPVLFAEQLEQLGTGHAVLQTAELLDGFDGDVIVLSGDVPLLKGSTLRALLSKHHEGNFVATVLTAMAENPTGYGRVVRTPEDYFDQVVEHKDATEDQLSINEINSGIYVFDSQKLFSELSKVGNSNAQGEYYLPDVLPLLQKEGAKVGVEICETFSEIQGINTVDELKTVEAKILVSQE